A window from Pseudobutyrivibrio ruminis HUN009 encodes these proteins:
- a CDS encoding DUF6434 domain-containing protein, producing MKIQSQNIVCSEKHRAFFKEKIGKTFSFNVQFQKWLKANVGNTKRVYQGKIDMRILT from the coding sequence CTGAAGATACAATCACAAAATATAGTTTGTTCAGAAAAGCATAGAGCCTTTTTCAAGGAAAAAATTGGTAAAACATTTTCTTTTAATGTACAGTTTCAGAAATGGCTAAAAGCAAATGTTGGAAATACAAAAAGAGTTTACCAGGGCAAAATAGATATGAGGATTCTGACCTAG
- a CDS encoding GNAT family N-acetyltransferase, whose amino-acid sequence MMILRDFKKEDAQIITGWLRSEEELYKWSADRYNKYPLSGEDINDNYASQLETGRFIPLTAVDDNEDIIGHFIIRYPRDDDDSSVRFGFVIVSPEFRGKGYGKELLKLGIEYVKENMTATRIDLGVFENNESARHCYEAIGFTEYARRECQMPIGIWNCVDMELFIKSF is encoded by the coding sequence ATGATGATATTGAGAGATTTCAAAAAAGAAGATGCTCAGATAATAACCGGGTGGCTCAGATCGGAGGAGGAATTATACAAATGGTCTGCTGACAGATATAATAAGTATCCGCTTTCAGGCGAAGATATTAATGATAATTATGCCTCTCAGCTTGAAACGGGGAGATTCATTCCTCTCACTGCAGTGGATGATAATGAGGATATTATTGGACATTTCATCATAAGGTATCCGAGAGATGACGATGACAGTTCTGTTCGATTTGGTTTTGTAATTGTGAGTCCTGAGTTTCGGGGAAAGGGATACGGAAAAGAGCTGCTCAAGCTTGGAATAGAGTATGTAAAGGAAAATATGACTGCCACAAGAATTGACCTGGGCGTATTCGAGAATAATGAGAGCGCAAGGCATTGTTATGAAGCGATAGGGTTTACGGAGTATGCAAGAAGAGAGTGCCAGATGCCAATCGGCATCTGGAATTGTGTGGATATGGAGTTGTTTATAAAAAGTTTTTAG
- a CDS encoding PBECR2 nuclease fold domain-containing protein, whose protein sequence is MDLEVKELCALDINIYKCITENIDTDRVVLTNKSVIHIADHHPDAYNDVLIELKDTIISPDFIISDSKHENTGLVIKKIESSEKPDQHTFIVLKICTDSQNGQLANSIISGWKISDKRLQSYLRNKQVLYKKEKS, encoded by the coding sequence GTGGACTTAGAAGTTAAAGAATTATGCGCTTTAGATATAAATATATATAAATGCATCACAGAGAATATTGACACAGATAGGGTCGTTTTAACAAACAAGTCAGTTATTCATATAGCAGATCATCATCCAGATGCATATAATGACGTTCTTATAGAACTTAAGGATACTATAATTAGTCCAGATTTTATTATTAGTGACAGTAAGCATGAAAACACTGGACTTGTTATAAAGAAGATTGAATCTAGTGAAAAACCTGACCAGCATACATTTATTGTTTTAAAGATATGTACAGATTCGCAGAATGGGCAATTAGCTAATTCTATTATTTCTGGATGGAAAATCAGTGACAAACGATTACAAAGCTATTTGAGGAATAAGCAGGTTCTTTACAAAAAAGAGAAATCTTGA
- the metA gene encoding homoserine O-acetyltransferase MetA has protein sequence MPIRTQNDLPAKAILEHENIFVMDENRSTHQDIRPISIGILNLMPLKEATELQLLRSLSNTPLQVDVTFLTVGSHESKNTSKTHLNNFYEKIEDVYDRYFDGLIITGAPLEQMPFEEVEYWDEMCKIFEWTKTHVTSTLHLCWGCQAGLYYRYGIDKYDLDEKKFGVFPHRVLNRKIPLVRGFDDVFYAPHSRHTGVRTEDIEACEDLVVCAKSEEAGVFLCMSKDGSNIFVMGHPEYDRYTLDSEYKRDLGKGLEIAMPENYYPDDDPEQKPLLQWRSHGNILYSNWLNYYVYQNTPYEWNKISEK, from the coding sequence ATGCCAATCAGAACACAAAACGATTTACCTGCAAAGGCAATACTTGAGCATGAGAATATTTTCGTCATGGACGAAAATCGATCTACCCACCAGGACATCAGACCTATCAGTATTGGGATTCTTAATCTGATGCCATTAAAAGAAGCCACAGAGCTTCAGTTGTTACGTTCTCTTTCAAACACACCTTTGCAGGTGGATGTGACTTTCCTTACAGTAGGAAGTCACGAAAGCAAAAACACAAGCAAGACTCATCTGAACAACTTCTATGAAAAGATAGAAGATGTGTATGACAGATATTTCGATGGACTTATCATCACAGGCGCACCACTGGAGCAGATGCCTTTTGAAGAGGTGGAATACTGGGATGAGATGTGCAAAATCTTTGAGTGGACAAAGACACATGTGACATCCACTCTGCATCTGTGCTGGGGATGCCAGGCGGGGCTTTACTACAGATACGGCATCGATAAATACGATTTGGACGAAAAGAAATTTGGCGTATTCCCACACCGAGTATTGAATCGCAAGATACCACTTGTGCGTGGCTTTGACGATGTTTTCTATGCACCACACAGCCGTCACACTGGCGTGCGCACCGAGGATATCGAAGCATGCGAGGATTTGGTAGTGTGCGCAAAGAGCGAGGAAGCCGGGGTATTCCTGTGCATGTCTAAGGATGGAAGCAACATCTTCGTGATGGGCCACCCAGAGTACGACCGCTACACACTAGACAGCGAATACAAGCGCGATTTGGGCAAAGGCCTTGAAATTGCAATGCCTGAAAATTATTACCCAGACGACGATCCGGAGCAGAAGCCTCTGCTACAGTGGCGAAGCCACGGGAATATCTTGTATTCGAACTGGTTGAATTATTACGTATATCAGAACACCCCTTACGAGTGGAATAAGATTAGCGAGAAATAA